The DNA segment tcattaaacaaaaaaatcaaaaatttaaagacctataaaaaaaaatttaattcaaaatttatatttagacGTAAATCTAGAAGTTCATGTGCAAATTTGTGTTCATGTTATGAATTTCTAGATCCGCTAGTGACTTAATAGTTATATTGCactattacttttttttaaaccaatatttaaaaaaaaaaaaaaaaaaaaaaaaaccaaattttagaaaactttttAGAAATGTGAAAAGCTTAAAACaaaattgtgaaaaaaaataaacctaGTTCGCAAATACAGAAAACCACAAACACAATGATTATTTAATCGTGCGTTAACATAAACATTTTACTTTtcacttaaaataaaattttaaatagtgTAGATATAAGGTTGAGCTATACtattatagatttaatatttggactattataaatattatagaaaatagatgcTCATACTTAGTGTCCATTTACCATATGTCATGTCCTCATTTTTCGAAAATGTTGTCCATGTATCTTGTAAAATAttcattattagtgtccatgtaatctaCCTCCTACTTATCAAAttatctataaatagtggcatttggcaGGTCTTGAAAAACACACATTGgacaaatttcaaaaagtttgtagaaagtggagaaatccataacttgttattttatttacttttattatttattttattttatatatttatatatattatgtttaatttattttattatttatttatttcatatatttatattatattatttattttaatattctattttattggCATCCATGTTGttattgtgctcctcaaattcacaacactatcataaaggtatgtcggtttttctctcttcgttatgattaatgttattttgcatatttcatatctattaaatttcaaacataaatacaatattttatgatagtgttgtcatgataattttaaaaaagtagaATTTTCCACCCTTGATATTgacgacaataattatttgtcatgggtgttTGATGTCGAAATCCACCTGAATACTGTGAATCTtggggagactattaaagaaggaaatacaacATCCAGTCAAGACAAAGAAAAagttatgattttccttcgtcatcatcttcacaagggattgaaaatgaagtatcttacaataaaatatccctatatcttatgaaaaattttgaaagagaggtatgattataaaaaaacagttattcttcctaaagctcattatgagtggatgcacttaaggttacaagattttaaatcagtaagtgattacaactccgcattatttaaaatcagttcaaaatttttattatgcgaagaaaaaattattgatgttgatatgttagagaagacattttctacatttcatgtcttgaATATACTCCTGCAATagtaatatcgagagaaaggtttaaAACTGTATTATGAATTGagttcatgtcttctcgtggctaaacaaaataatgagttattgatgaaaaatcatgaatctcgaccaacagAAATggcaccattccctgaagtgaatgttgtgaattttaacaataatcatggtcgtggtcgaggtcgaggTCGTGGTCGAAGTTGCGAtcgtggcagaggaagaaataattattattttcatagtggtcgttctaatcattcaaatttcaaaagaatcacacaaaataatgatcacaaaggaaaaactcgacaagataagaattcaaaaagttttaaaataaatgcatctgatgcggaatgactgggcattggttaCGTATctatcgtacgtcaaaacacttagttgatctctatcaagtcTCCCTGaatggaaaatagaaaaatgtggaagcaaattttgcaggATAGTGACATATTTGACCTATCCCATATGACAAGTTTGGATGtggcagacttctttgaatctcctgaagagaaaattgacataattgatggaacatcaagtgtttcatttgactttgaaaatatcaagatttaatgatttttttcatctttatgTTTTCTTTCTCCTCTTAGTAGATAATCTTTATATATTCctaaagttatttttcttattgtaattatttttttttttaatgaagaaacctcgatcattttcatatgttaggTAACTCAAAAATGcagaaagaaaatatatatctgacaaatagtgcaactacacatataatacttataagtagaaaatatttttccaaactgacaatgttGGAAGCACAAGTCAATACGATATTAGGTTATGCAAACCTGATTGAAGGCTTTGAAATaagaaatattattttgcctagagaaacaaaatttaccaTTGACAATGCATTATTTTCTAgccaatcaaagagaaatttacttagttttaaagatatacgttgcaatggttatcctTTTGAGACTGATattaagaataatgtggaatatttatatatcatatctattatctcaaatgaaaaatgtatacgggaagagttgtttgttttatcttctggattatattatactgatatacgagtaattgaaacatatgtaaCTATGAACTTAAAGTTAATGAATCTTGAcaaatttacaatttggcatgaccgattgggtcatccaagatctataatgatgagaagaattattgagaatttaaATGAACATCTATTGAAGAGCCCAggaaattcttcaatctaatgaattatcatgtgatgcttgctctcaaagaaaattaataattaaaccatCACCAGTTAAAGTGGGAATTGAATCACCtatatttttagaacgaattcatggtgatatatgtggatcaattaacccaccaagtagattatttagatattttatggtattaatagacgcatccagcaaatggtcacatgtgtgcttattatcaagtcaaaatcttgcatttgcaagattacttgctcaaataattaaattaagagcacaatttcctaattatacaattaagaccattcgccTTGATAATGATGgtaaatttacatcccaagcttttgataattattgtatgtcaactGGAATAAATGTAGAACATCCAGCAACTcgtgttcatacacaaaatagttTAACATAATCATTCACAAAACGTATGTAGTTAATTGTTAGACCATTgattatgagagctaagcttcctacatttgcatggggacatgctattttgcatgtaaCGTCACTtatacgcattaggccagtaacttatcataagtactcgccattataattagcttatggtcatgagctaaatattttccatcttaaaatttttggatgtgcagtatatgttccaattactCCATCACGTACTAAgatgagtcctcaaaggaggttaggaatatatattagatatgattctctattaattatcaaatatcttgaacccctgtcAGGTGATGTATTTACGACACGATTTGTCAATTGTcatttaatgagacaaattttccaacattagagggaggaattaagaagttggaaaaagaaattacatgaaatgtgtcgttattgtctcatttagatccccgtacatATCAATGTgaaattgaagttaaaaaataattcatttgcaaaatataacaaatcagttatgagatgcatttatagatgcaaagaaaataaCTAAATCGCATTTAACAACTacaaatgttccatcgaaaattgatatctcaacacaacaagttatcactaatgagtctggaacacgccaaAAGCATGGTAGACTAGTggatttcaaagataaaaatcctcagaaaagaaaaataattaatagtcaagaagaaTTGGTTGAgcatgtaaatacccataaagaaatctttgacatgactagtggggaaggtgaaatacctaaatataataatgagatttcaataaactatgtcatgacaagaaaaagataaaaccaaactcatgtagttattgacaacatttttgcgtataatgttgctcttgatattatatctgaaaatgaggattcttaatcaaaatctgttgaagaatgttgacatagaaaagattggtttCAGTAGAAAGAAGTAATCGAGGTAGAATGAAACTCATtttcaaaacgtcaggtttttggaccagtagtccaaacaccagaaggtgtcaaatcTGTGGGATACAAGTGGGTATttgtaagaaaaagaaatgaaaataatgtggtcATGAGATaaaaagcaagactagttgcacaaagtttttcataaagacttggtattgattatgaagaGATGTATTCTCCGATGGTAGATGCAactacattaagatatttaattagtctgactgtgtatgaaagtctggacatgcatcttataGACGTAGTCACGACATATTTATatagatctcttgataatgatatttatatgagaatctcaGAAGAATTGAAGCtacttgaaacatataaaaaattCCTAGGAATTGTactcaataaagttacagaggtCGCTATATAGATTGGAACAATTAAGAAAATGGGGTACAATCGCCGAGTGAATATTTGTTGAGAGAatgatatcaaaacaatccaatatgtaAATATGAACTTCTGAATAGttttcaaagacaatagaatatcttaagaataatttgagaggaaaaatctcgaaaaaaacaaaatctgtTTTGGCTTGccaatagtggcatttggtgggttttgaaagacacacGTACGACAAATTCCAAAAGGTTTGGAGAAGgtggaaaaattcaaatttgttatttattttattttatatatttatatatattatgtttgatttattttaatatttatttattcaaagtataatattttattggtatccaTGTTCCCCTCATCAAATTCACAACATGGACAAACTAATTTAGGGTGCACAAGTCAATTTTTTTTCGGTTTAACTGAATTACAAATATTCATTTGATAGTATACTAGAGAATATTTTtatgaacttttcaaattcaaaacaatatttttaatgttttttgagttaaaattttaaaatgcaatttaaaaataaataaataaaaacactaACAAATATAGTATTTTATAAACTTTATTTTGGTTAACTTAGAATATGTATTCTATAATCTATTATGAATTATATGATACTAGAAAATGACAACtataaaaaatttgaacatAAACTAAGctgataaattaataaataatagttgttctaaaaaaacaataaataataatttatattcaaCATAATATTTAACAATAACTATACTTAATTTTATAGatcataaatatattatcaaacacattttaaacaattatgtaAATTTGAATCGGCTATCAAtcacatatttgaaaacataaaatacaatagTATTTTCGTTGAACCCGttgcttttaatttttttttcaaattgtcTACCAAACATGCTCTTGCTAACTCAGTTAGGCAGGTTCTAAAGAAAATATATCAAACCCATCACAATGGACACATTCAAAAGAGAGTGTATATGGGtgaatctctctcttttttaattttattttatttttaattttttattttttttaccaacaacaatatttttattaaaaaaaaaaagtctctaGTTTAAATACATGGAGGGGTAAAAGGCTTTTTCAAAGGGCACTACCATTACTGGATTGGGCCTGTGATTGGGCCTGGGGTTGGGCCTGGGGTTGGGCCTGGGCCTTCTCAAACTCGGCAATCAAATCAGGATCCACATTATCCTGAGGCTCCCACGTGGCATCTTGTATATCCGTCCATTTAACAAGATACTCCATCTTCCCATCATCTCCAAATCTTTTTCCGACCACCGCCTCCGCCACCGCATACTCCAACCCTGCTTCAAAATCCGCCACCAAATCCTCCGCAATCAACCCCACTTTAACCCATTCATTATCCTCTCCGTCTTTCCATTTCACCAAATACTCCAAATTCTCCCCTTTCCCTCTCTTCTCCAGCAATTCCTCCACCTCTGCATACTCATAAACCACCTTCTCCACCGCTCCGATCACTCTCTCCAACCCAATTCTCCTCATAAATTGAACCCTCGGCGTCGCTTTCAATATCTCCTTTGCTAACACCAATGGCGTCCGACCCTTTTCGTCTTCAATTTCTGGATCCGCTCCCAATTCCACCAACAACTCCACCGTCTCTGGTTTCACATACCCAGCTGCCAAATGCAACGCTGTAAACCCGCCGCTGTTATCACGGTGGTCGAGATTCACACCGGCTTCCGCCAACATTCTCACACACGGATTAGACCCAAGTCCAGCAACGAACAAAAGAGCTGTTCTCCCATCTTCATCCACCGCGTCGAAATCCCGTCCATCCCCAGCATCTATAAGCGATTTCAAAGCGGATTCATCTGCTTTCTTGGCGGCGGTCCACCAGGGAGTTTCGTACTCGGCGACAACATCTTTAGCGATGAAATCGGAGGGAACCCATGATGGGGAATGCCCATCTTTCCATTTAATTAGATACTCCATTCCAGTAGCGTCGGACAGAGCACGGCTGCCGATGATTCCATCGACTTCGCCGTAGGATTCATCGTCTTCTGATTTCTGGGTCTGTTGTGTGAGGGGTTGATCGCTTTGGACGGCGTAAGGGGTGAAATGTTTGAAGTTGCGGCGGAGATTGAGATGGGGATTTCGAGAGGAGGAAGAAGGGGGAAATGGGAGAGGGGGTTTAGGGGAAAGTTTAAGgcgagagagagactggttaaCGAAGACGGCGTCCATGGAGGAAGGCGCGGCGGAGCTGTTGAGGTATGTGGTtgtgaagaaggaagaaggaggAAGAGGAGAAGAGAAGTGGGGTGGAAAGAAGGGTTTGGAGAGGGGAAACGGTGTCGTTTCGGAAGGTGGGGTATGGAAAATCTGAGATAAGAGAAAATTATGGATAAGGAATTGGATGGAATCCATGGCTGTCATTTAGTTAGAGAAAATCTATATTTTGTAGTGtgcagtttttttttgtttttttgtttacaaTTTTTACAGCACACTTTCATTTTGTTAAAGgattttaatttacttttttatcTACAAAACTTTtaccattttcttttaattttctaagtTTTTATGTTTTAGTGTGAAATgatttagtttcaattttattcatgtgTGGTAAATTCTtcgaaattaaattttgttttttattattccataatttatgttttgtagtttgtaaatatattagtttttttcgttggaaaatttttataagtaaaaaaatcccaaaaatatttatatcttataactaaaaaaaaaatccaaaacttATGTTATATACTTTGTTTTGTACAAAgtaaaaagttctaaaagtacaaagcaaaatattatttttaaatatagaatgCTTTATATTTTGAGACTTTTgctatgaaatttaaatatttttatatttaaaaagactaatttttaattagtttaggGAGGTACATAGGTAAGTGACAAGGGAAATTGTCAAAAAATAGCCATTTTAAGTTTTCACTAAAATTCGTTCAATTAATTTTTCTCGAAGAGATTAAtaagatttagttaaaaattgatttttttttctaacttatcggATAACTAAGAttctaccaatttttttttttaaatatattatgtaatattcccaaatcttatatatttttaaattttctcctCGTTTGGTTATCTTCACTAAATgtatgtaatttttaaaatctttagcGAAATTTACAATTTCCAATTCAATTTACCAAGTATCCAAATTTTTTTCGAgaaatccaaattaattttttagacaaattttaagtgattttttaaatttaagaaaagattaaattttgtaaaaaagaaaaagaaaaaaaaataaacaagatacgaaaaatatataaaatctcggtATGTATATATTTGGGCTTTCTCCGTGGATCTTCAAGCAAATTAACAacgagattctatatatttcttatatatttcttttttttcttttttgcaaaatttgatatttctcaaatttttttaaaatctcaaGTCCATCACTTGAAAACCATTTggataatttgaaaattcaatataattatGGGAACAGAAATTGGGCTAGAGATTTGAAAAGTTAAgtaaatatctaatataatattccAATTAATTtgtagaaaatttgaaattatataagatttggtacaATATTTAGAGagtttaaataatatttgaaagaaTCCCCGAATTGGTGaggttaaataatattttttttaaaaaaatctcggTGTGTAATAACCGAGACGTACCAAGAAGACCCAAAACAAtctataagtaaaaaaaaagttgattttttaactaaatcttgGTGACCAATCTCGCTCAAGATGGACCGAGAAAAAGTATTGTAATGAGTTTGCAAGAATGATGCTAGTTTCAAAAAGTGAAAACTTGAAGAAgttatttatgataattttcCAAGTGataaattccattaattttaaaaataacttttacatgaaagattaaattgttatatattttaaattacatggagttatggactaaattattaatttctaaaatttgggggttaaattgttacaaaatttaaagagaaattgtTCAAAATAGCCTTGTGAAGTTTTTACATTTCAAAACTAGCATtctttttgaaaacttgttcaaatagtttttctcgAGTCATCATGCTTGAGATCGAGACTGAGATTCTATTGAAACATTAGAAACTTAAATCATAGATTCGTGTGAATGGATACTGAAACGTTGCCTTTTTCTTGAGCAAAACTCACATTTTTCACATCTTCTAAACCAATAAGAATTTTCCTTTGAAATCTTCTTCATCTCCAAGTTGCATTGCACTGCTCACTTCGATTCCACCAGATAAAGTAGAGGTATTTCACGATTCCTTTCATTGTTAGTTTAGTTAATGGTCTgatttttaatttcatgaacGTGTTAGGGTTTACAAGACGTGAAGAATCTGATAAATC comes from the Benincasa hispida cultivar B227 chromosome 5, ASM972705v1, whole genome shotgun sequence genome and includes:
- the LOC120078537 gene encoding signal recognition particle 43 kDa protein, chloroplastic, coding for MDAVFVNQSLSRLKLSPKPPLPFPPSSSSRNPHLNLRRNFKHFTPYAVQSDQPLTQQTQKSEDDESYGEVDGIIGSRALSDATGMEYLIKWKDGHSPSWVPSDFIAKDVVAEYETPWWTAAKKADESALKSLIDAGDGRDFDAVDEDGRTALLFVAGLGSNPCVRMLAEAGVNLDHRDNSGGFTALHLAAGYVKPETVELLVELGADPEIEDEKGRTPLVLAKEILKATPRVQFMRRIGLERVIGAVEKVVYEYAEVEELLEKRGKGENLEYLVKWKDGEDNEWVKVGLIAEDLVADFEAGLEYAVAEAVVGKRFGDDGKMEYLVKWTDIQDATWEPQDNVDPDLIAEFEKAQAQPQAQPQAQSQAQSSNGSAL